The genomic segment GTTCGTTTCTTTCATGATGAAAAGGTAATAGGAACTCTTTCCAGAGTTGAAAATGCTGCCGGTACTGTTTCCTATGGTCATGACAACCGCCTGAGAAAAATCCGGGAAGAAATGACAATGGACGGGCATACATGGATTACAGAATGGACATTTGATGCCTCTGACAGAATCACAGGTCAGAAATATCCTGATGGCAAGGAGATTGCTTTCAAATATAACAACCAGGGCATTTTGGAAAGCATCCCCGGTATTGTTGCCAACCTGAATTACAATGCTTCGGGTCTTATTACACGAAAAGCTTATGCTAACGGCATTTCAACGGATTATGAGTATTATCCGGCTAATCTTCGTATGAAATCAATGAAAACCCCAGGTGTTCAGAACCTGGCTTATACATATGACAATGGTGGAAACGTTGAATCCATATCAGACGGTATTGCCGGTACCACAGAAAAATTTGGTTACGATCACCTTGACAGACTGACCTCAGCCGGAGACAGCGGATATACTGCAACATATTCAATAAATCCCATTGGTAATATATCATCTGAAACCATGAACGGGAAACCGGTTACATATTCCTATGGAGAAGGTGCAGGTCCCCATGCAGTAACAGGAAAAACCATACCGGTTCCGGTAGTCGGTTCTTTTGCAATAAACAAAGGCAGTCTCTATGCAACTGTTGCCAGTGTAACACTGGATAATGTTTCCTTTGGTTCGCCTACCCACTATATTGCAAGTGAAGATCCGACATTTTCTGACGCAGCATGGCAGGCATATTCCAAATCGCCTGTTTTTACTCTCAGTTCAGGATTTGCACTGAAAACCGTATATTTTAAAATTAAAAATGCTGACGGGGAATCTGAAGTTATCAGTGATTCCATTGAATATCTTCTGGATACGGATGGAGACAGTCTGCCGGATAAATACGACCCGGATGATGATAATGATCAGATTCCTGATGATTGGGAAATCGAACATGGCATGAATCCCATTGATCCTCTGGATGCCCTGGAAGATTATGATGGGGATGCTCTGACAAACATGGAAGAGTATAAATACGGCGGTGATTTGAATAATCCTGATGCAGACGGAGATGGATGGAATGATTATGATGAAGTTTTTGTCTATCAGACCAGCCCCGGCAATGTGGACACAGACGGAGACGGAATCAACGATCCCTATGATTTCAATCCCAAAAGCCTGATACAATACGCATTCAGTGAAAATTTCGGCATTACTTCTCATGTGTTTGATGAGGGTGGTAATTACCGAACCGACCTTTTACGAATTGTGCAGGATCGTATGGGAGTGCTTGGCGGAAAAGTTATTGTCAGCGAGGTTATACTCACTATTACTGTTGAAATAGGCCCCGAAGGCGGAACTGTTACCCTGCCCGGAGGCATGGTAACAATCTATTTCCCGCCCGGAGCTGTTAATGAAACAATCCAGGTTACTATTTTAAGATTAAATGAAGCGCCCACACCAAGCGAAGGGTATCAGCTTGTGGGATATGCCTATGAAATCACTGCGATAAATGAAGCCGGTGAACCTGTTGCCACTTTTGATAAACAGGTGCAGTTGACCATTGGATACAATACTAATGCTCTGGGTATCATAGATGAAGCAGACTTGAGAATCAACTATTATGATGAAGATCAGGAAAAGTGGATAGGTATTGATTCTACTGTTGATGCGGAAAATGATACTGTTACCACATGGACAGATCATTTTACCAAGTTCGCCATAATCGGAATGGACCCCAATGCAGACACAGATGGTGACGGTCTGCCGGATAAATGGGAGATTGATAATTTCGGCGATCTATCCCATGACGGTACTGCTGATTCTGACAATGATGGTCTGACTGATGCAGAAGAATATAAATATCACACTGATCCAAAGAAAGCTGACAGTGACGATGACGGTATGCCTGACGGATGGGAGATTGAGCATGGACTGAATCCTCTTGAAGATAATTCTTCTGAAGACCCTGATAATGACGGTTATACCAATCTTGAAGAATATCAAGGAGATTCCAATCCAAATGATCCTGAATCTGTTCCGGTATATTGTGATATAAGCGTACCTGATGACTACCTGACCATTCAGGAAGCTCTTGATGCAGCTTTTGCAGTCGGCGGCGGTCATGTGTGCATTGATGAAGGGCTTTATTCGGAGAACATCATACTTAAAGAAGGTGTATGGCTCAAATCTTCAAAATTAAACCCTGAAAACACAATAATCCAGGGTGATGGGAAAAAAGATTCAGTTATCATCAACAATGTTAAGGATGGAGGAATTTTAGGTATTACAATCCTGAGCGCAAATCCCAAAAAGAGTGCTGCCGGTATTGTCTGCATGGGAGATGAAACCCCTGTTATCTCTAATTGTATCATTAAAAATAACGGGAACGGTATTAGCTTTGGCGGAAACTCTATTCCAATCATTACAAACAATGTTATTGCAGAAAATATCGAAGATGGCATCCGAATCCTGGGAAATGCACAGGGTATTATTTATAACAATATCATAACAAATAATGCCGGAACAGGAATCAACTGCAACGGTCAGAATAAATCGGAAATCCGTTATAACAATGTCTGGAATAACGGCAAAGACTATGGAGGCTGTTTTGCAGGAGAAGGGGCATTATCTGGTGATCCTGTGTTTGTCAACCCGGCAACAGCCAACTACCGTCTGATGCCAGCATCTCCATGTGTAGATTCAGGAAAACCGGATATAACAGACAGAAACGGAACACGTTCCGATATGGGATGCTATGGCGGAAATGGCAGGGCTTTATCCAGTAACCATGTAACCTTTATAAGCCCTGATAATATGATGCGGATCACTTTTCCGTCAGGTGTAAATATAGCTGATTTCACGGTAAATTTCGGCATTGCCGAAGATTTGGAACTTCCGTCTGTTCCTGAAGGAACTTTTATGGCAGGAAATGCCTATAGAATAACGGCAAGTTCAGGAGGTATACCCATCCCTGATTTTAGAAAGGAATTTATAATAACCAAAACTTATGGTCAGGATATAAATTGCGATCTGTATCTCAGGCTTTATTATCTTGATAATACAAAAAATCAATGGACTGAATTGCCAACTACTCCGAACTCTGAAGATTTCAGTGTATCTGCAATAGCAGATCGATTCGGCACTTATGCAGCCTTTGTTAGTGAAATAGTCTATGACATTGATTGTGACGGAGATGCTGATTGCGATGACTTCTGTGTAATTCAACATTTCCAGAAGCAACCGGCAGAAATGTGTCCTAGTTGCGACATTGACAGGGATGGTCAGATTACTGTGAAAGATGCCAGAAAATTTATAATAATAGATGCAAAGTTGAAGCGTTGTAAGTGTCAATAATCATCAACAATATCTAACCTGCAGCAGAGATAACAGGAAATCTGTTTTCTCTGCTGTTAAATAATAACAAGTATTTATTTTAAGGAGCAATTATTATGAATCAAAGAATTAAAAAATTGTGGCTGGTACAAGGCTTTTTGGCAGTTGTTATGATCTCACTTCTATGTAAACCTGTGGAAGCGGCAACATTATTTTTTCAACCCTCAGATGCAGTTACAAAAGTCGGTGAATTATTTGAAGTTGATATTATCATATCAGGTTTGGAAAATGATGATCTGTCTGCATTTGATTTCTATGTTAATTTCGATGATACAATTCTGGATTTTAATTCATACACTTTAGGAGACGGTCTGGGAGATATTGATGCCGGTGATTCGGAAGACTGGAGCCTGGGAGATCTGGAAAACGGACTTATAAATCTATCTTCTTTCTCTTGGCTGTGGGATTTTTCTTTCCAAGCTGATTCCTTCAGCCTGGCAACCTTGAACTTTACTGCTGCAAGCCTGGGAATAAGCGGACTTTCATTTTCAGATATTATGCTCAGTGATGATTGGGGTGATGATCTTGAAGCTTCTTTCTATAACAGTTCTGTTGAAGTAATGAACCCGGTTCCCGAACCTGCTACATTTATGCTGCTTGGAATCGGACTTTTTCTCATGGGAAAAAACGGCAAACGAAAAATTAACCTCGCATAGAATTAATATTATTTTGTAATGTTTTAAAGGGCAGGCTTATCTTGGGTCTGCCCTTTGCTTTTTATTGTATCATCTGATGAGAAGTTATAATAAAACATCCTCCTGAACTGCTTATATCTTCAGTCTGAGGAATCGGAGACATCATTGTCCGTTTAATGCTGTAACCGAATAAACTAACAATAATTCCATTTTCCGCTCCGTCTGTATCTCCGAATCCACCGTCTTTGAATGTTAGGTTTAAGGCTTTTCTGTCATCTCCCAAAGTCACATATTCAAAAAAGTTGTTCCAGCCATTAACAGACTTATATCTCCAAATTGCACTTTCAGGCAGATTGTCAGAAAAATAAACAGCAACTTTACATGTGTTTCCGTAATTTTCGGTTTTGAGTTTAACACTGATATATCCAACCGGCATATCTTCCTGTCCTCTTTCCGTTTTAAGGAGAGTTGTCTGTTTGGATGACCTGACAGATTCAAATGATGCAGTCTCTGAAACTATTTTAATGCTGATCTGGGTATCTCCGATTATTGTTTTAATAACTCTTATTTCTTTTTGTTCTCTGTCAGAAATACCGTTATTATCCATATCTGTTGAATCTTTAACTTCCTGAACATCTGGAACACCGTCTGAATTTTTATCATCTGATACAGGTATTGTTGTAAATGAGGAAGGAAAAGACCATTCCGTTGTTACACCCTTGTTATCTCGAAATCTTACACGCCAAAAGTAACGAGTATTCTGTTCCAGAACAGATTCGGGAACAGGTAATGAAACCAGATGGTTCTGGTCTGCAATATCAAGAATCAATGAAGAAAAATCAGAAACAAGACTGATCTGCCATTGAGTTTCAGCATGGGAATGGTTATCTATCATATGAGAAAATGACTCTGTTTTCAGTATCGGTGTTAGAGAGATATTTTCTGCTCGATCATTGGGTAATAAAAGTGCAGGCTGCCTGGGCTTGTCATTGCAATCTGGGATTTTGTCCTGGTCTGTGTCTGTATCCGGTATGCCGCAACCGCATATTCCGGGATTGGTTTTAAACGGGTCTTTGGGGCAATTATCTTTACAATCCGGGACTCCATCATTATCTGTATCTATATCTGCTTCACCGCACCCGCACACACCTGGTTCTGTTTTATTCAAATCATCAGGGCAGGTATCATGCTGTTCCTGATTTTCATCTTTTTCAATATCATCTGAAATAGCTTCGCATTTATTTTTTGGATCATCAGGACACATATCATTGCAGTCAGCTTTTCCGTCATGATCTTTGTCAGCATCTGCAACACCGCAACCGCACATACCAGGAGCGATTTTATCCGAATCATATGGGCAGAAATCATTGCAGTCAGCAGTTCCGTCGTTA from the Desulfonema limicola genome contains:
- a CDS encoding cohesin domain-containing protein, with the protein product MNQRIKKLWLVQGFLAVVMISLLCKPVEAATLFFQPSDAVTKVGELFEVDIIISGLENDDLSAFDFYVNFDDTILDFNSYTLGDGLGDIDAGDSEDWSLGDLENGLINLSSFSWLWDFSFQADSFSLATLNFTAASLGISGLSFSDIMLSDDWGDDLEASFYNSSVEVMNPVPEPATFMLLGIGLFLMGKNGKRKINLA